The Phalacrocorax carbo chromosome 2, bPhaCar2.1, whole genome shotgun sequence region CTTGTGAGCAAGTGATTGCAGTGGGCAGTACTGGAGACAGTAGAAGGGGTGATGCAAGgaaggaagtgggagaagaggaggaggtgcgtGGGCCATGtgtccaggcaggctgggttggccccttccctgcttccttgcttggtGCCTTGAGAGGAGGAGCCGTGGAGGGCAGGTCCACGTGGCAGCAAGAGCCCGGAGGTGCGTCCTCAGTCCATGCCCTGGCTTGCAGGGTGCGTTGGTTGGTGTCaggggtggtgggcagggccctTAGCAGGGGTAGCACCCCCTTCCGGCGCCgtagcagcccaggcctccaaagCCGTAGCCATAGCCAAATCCACCGGAGGAGACGggcactccctgggagccgAGGATGTTGCCCACGGCAGCCGATGAGGAGGAGCCGACGGCGGtgctctgggggaaggagctgaggatgggtcctggcagggtgaccAGCACGGCGGGAGGCTGGATGACGACGCGGGACTCctcgcactgcctgacacagggctcgttgcagctgttagCCAGCGGGGTGGGTCCGCAGGGGCGGCAGAGGTCGTAGCAGGCCATGTGTGTGGGCTGGAGGGTCCCTGGAAGAGAGGGTGTTGAGAAAGCATAGGGGCGTGGGGGTGCGACGGGTGGTGTTGCAGGAGGGCAAGTGAGCGTGGAGGTGTGTtgtgtggctgtggggagcgTGGCGGTGAGGAGGTGTCAGGGCTGCTGAGTTGGGGGCAGAGCATGCTGGAAGAGCCAGGccaggtggggcaggggaagaaggggaaggaggggaaggaggggaagggggttcaGACTCACCTTGTTGACGTTGGAGGAGAAGGCACAAGGAGAagtgtgtgagggagagaggtgcTGGGCCGGCTTTTATACTGGTCGCCGAGTGCCCGAGGTGGTAAGGAAGCCTTTGCACATGACGGTGCTTTGCAGCAAGTGGCTGTTGCATGCCACAGTCATGCAGGTCATGAGGTGGGgcgtgttttccttctgcagttgtGCACTTTCATGTCCTCTTCTTGAGGACGTGTGCCCTTGGCCCTGGCGGCAGCTTTTAAGTGAGACTATTAGAGGCCAAAGGCTTGGTTTGATGGCGCGTGTCAGGGCAGGCAGCATACGCGACCAAAGCGTTGGAGAGGCGGGGTGTCGTCAGTGAGGTCATGCCATGGCACTCATGTGGTGTGGTTTATTTTGTGGGTGCATTGTGAAGCGGGGGCCCCCTTTCCTCGCAGCCGTGGAAGGCTGGTCTCTTCTTTGAGGCGTGCCAGGCATGAGGCGCTGCCCCTTCCATGGCActtggtccctgctggcctTGCTGCCAGGTGACTGAGGCTGTCTTTAGGCCTGGCCTAAAGCCACAGCTGGGTGTGCTCTGCACGTGTCTTGGTGCCCCTCTTGCTTGTGAGGTTGTaggtgggagaaaggaggctgcCTGTTTGTGGTTGTGGCCTGTCGGTGCCGTCCGTGGGGTTGTgagtgggagcaggcagagggggGCGGCTTGCGGGAGCAGGATGttgccctggcagcccacgTCCAGAGCTGGCAAGCCCTGTGGTGGGGGGAGCCCTGCCACGCTCCCCAAAGGCTTGTGTTGGCCCCTCCGTAGCGCCTCCCTTAGCTGGGGCCGGCCCGTTTGATGCAGCCTGGTCTCTGGCGTGACTCCGTGCTTGCTCTGGGGAGCCTCGCAAGGGCAAGTGAGTTTGTGGAGAGCCCGGGAGTGTGGCGAGAGGCAGAGGGTGAGCTGGAGCGGCTGGCAGGTGAGCCTGGTGATGCAgggcctttggggtctgtctttGGGGTGAGGCCACTTCTCTGCACAGTGTTTGACGGGCAGAAAGAGGATTTGGAGactgcagcaggcactggagGCGAGCATGCTGTACGGGGCTGCAGAGCCAAGGCCCGGGAGGTGGTGGATACACGCCGAAGAGTTGAGGACTGGCAAGGCCTGCCCCATTGAGCCAAGGTGAGTGTTTAGCAGGCTCTTTGTCAGGTGAGCAGTGCCTCTTGCTGAGGATGATGAAGGAGTGCCGTGCGTCTGGAGGTAAGCAAGTGTGTGGGACCTGAGGCCTTGTAGCTGCGactgctgagggagctgtcTCACGTCCTCGGGAGGCCACTCTCCACGACCTTGTGAAGGTCATGGTGCCTGCGGGCGTTTTGTGATGGCTGGAAGAGAGCTGCCAGCCCTTCTATCGTGAAGAAGACCCGGAGGGACGATCTGGGTAAGAAGAGGTTGCCTAGGCTGACCTAGTTTCCaagaaaggggagggaggaaatggTCCTGGagagcactgccaagcccagcAAGGACAAGCAGGCGATGGAGAGTCATCGGCGTGGATTTACGAAGGGGAAGTCGTGCTTGACTGACCTCCGTGTTTTCTCCGTTGAAGTGACTAGCTTTGTGGATGACGAGAGAGTCGTGGCTGGTGTTTACCTTGACCTTTCAGTGAAGCCTTTGACACTTTCTCCCGTTGCACGCTCCTAGACAAGCGGAGAAATTCCGGCTTGTGTAAGTGGAGGGAGACCAGAGGATGCGCAAGGGGTTGAAGGGCTGGTCCCAGAGGCTTGTGGTGAGCGGCCCAAAGTGCAGATGGAGGCAAGTCTCAGGCGGTGTAGCCCAGGACTCGGGTGCGTGAGGCCAACCCTGTCCAAGATCCTCATCGATGAGGTGCGCCCAGGGACGGAGTGCCCCCTCGGCAAGTTGGCAAATGATGCAAAATCTGGAGGAGTGGCTGCGGCACCGGCTGCTTTGACAGTATTGCCAGGgagctggagaggctggagaacgGGGCAGAGAGGAATCTCCGGAAGGTCAAGAGGGGgaagtgccaagtcctgcatctggggacgaagagaggctgggggccgaggagctggaaagcagctttgctgagcaCGACTTTGtggtgctggcagaggaaaagctgaCTGCGAAGCAGCAATGCAGCCTTGTGGCACAAGAGGCCAGGAGTCCCCCGGGGTGGCGTTGGgaagagcattgccagcaggtcagtGAAGGTGATCTTGCTCTcttttcagcactggtgaggccccgTGGGGAGTCGTGTCTCAGTGGAGGGCTTTCCAGCGGAAGAAAGACATGGCCTTAGAGGATCGAGTCGAGTGCGAGGCCACCAAGAGGCTGAAGGGCCTGGAGCATCCTTCCtgtgaggagaagctgagagagctgggaggtTTTTCAGCCAGAA contains the following coding sequences:
- the LOC135312242 gene encoding feather keratin 1-like, whose protein sequence is MACYDLCRPCGPTPLANSCNEPCVRQCEESRVVIQPPAVLVTLPGPILSSFPQSTAVGSSSSAAVGNILGSQGVPVSSGGFGYGYGFGGLGCYGAGRGCYPC